A genomic window from Schistocerca serialis cubense isolate TAMUIC-IGC-003099 chromosome 4, iqSchSeri2.2, whole genome shotgun sequence includes:
- the LOC126474511 gene encoding LOW QUALITY PROTEIN: cholinesterase-like (The sequence of the model RefSeq protein was modified relative to this genomic sequence to represent the inferred CDS: substituted 1 base at 1 genomic stop codon) — protein sequence MQAIRISLTCAFLLFWLAVTVKCDEVLVAVREGVLRGSTATSAYNTTYSAFLGIPYAEPPVGDLRFEAPRPLTGWEGVFNATAYGSDCVQEDGTGSEDCLYLNVYVPGVPEEGAGLPVMFWVHGGGFSRGSGAGLKFGPDXLVSYGVILVTVNYRLGPLGFLSTGDQVVPGNAGLKDQQLGLSWVQRNIASFGGDPQLVMVFGQSAGGVSVSLHLMSPGSAGLFSRLVD from the exons ATGCAGGCAATCCGAATCTCTCTCACGTGCGCCTTTCTGCTGTTCTGGTTGGCGGTCACGGTCAAG TGTGACGAGGTGCTGGTGGCCGTGCGGGAGGGCGTACTGAGAGGCAGCACAGCCACGAGCGCCTACAACACGACGTACTCCGCCTTCCTGGGCATTCCGTACGCCGAGCCGCCGGTCGGCGACCTGCGCTTCGAG GCGCCACGACcattaactggctgggagggcgtGTTCAACGCCACAGCATACGGAAGCGACTGCGTGCAAGAGGACGGCACCGGATCTGAGGACTGCCTCTACCTGAACGTGTACGTGCCCGGTGTTCCGGAGGAGGGCGCAGGGCTGCCCGTTATGTTCTGGGTGCACGGCGGGGGCTTCTCACGCGGCAGCGGCGCTGGCCTAAAGTTCGGGCCTGATTAGCTCGTCTCATATGGAGTCATACTGGTCACTGTCAACTACCGATTGGGTCCGCTCG GCTTCCTGAGCACAGGTGACCAGGTTGTTCCTGGCAACGCTGGCCTCAAGGACCAGCAGCTAGGGCTCTCCTGGGTGCAGAGGAACATCGCCAGCTTCGGCGGGGATCCACAGCTTGTGATGGTCTTCGGTCAGAGCGCTGGAGGGGTTTCTGTTTCACTGCATCTCATGTCACCTGGATCTGCAG